Proteins from a single region of Scleropages formosus chromosome 24, fSclFor1.1, whole genome shotgun sequence:
- the zfc3h1 gene encoding zinc finger C3H1 domain-containing protein isoform X3, with protein MELNSSGQSPREEGELEDGEICDDDTDEKQFPPRSARPGGACGAHLTRSGRKNRPAPQARPPPPGAAPLLQDLRAKMPFNRPPHPLPPPPFLPGHRLLCGGPSAPERPLPGQHGEPGARSSFWERSHGALGRLRHRGRPSRGRGDWNRPFCRGDGPGTRPPPGGRFEFTENPGNRKESPVRKQKPFGRAQVRKSAYNVAKTENGVDESFEDLLMKYKQIQLELECIRKEEKMALKPKEDSHQEVESAISVIAGPVSEDDSIQVEVTSTATTAATDQTCPEKAKKVFQAFNLKPLRQKLLTPAERDKMNRKAVKESEKIDSEGLETPEPAATEEEEKNDEEKMDGITDNMSCADDKDTSGLPVKAQGKEEDEELSELQLRLLALQSASKKWQQKEQQVMKESKERLTKVKTPAQERANSASKHSTQEKGKVTRALPEKGKATTKAHQGRKNINPGSAAKQAWRKQQLRSWKLQQQKEQQQEEQQRRLEEEERRKREEEIRRIRDLSNQDEQYNRFMKLVGGRRHLRTKSLDAEYRKSLSRQGLDTSGNLYQYDNYDEVAMDTDSETNSPASSPTHEPFSTESPTFYLHIPAFPVDSPPHHMDLDHRYLDPVTLATSTSLSPMPPPPLPPDEPEQPPKPPFADEEEEEEMLLREELLKSLASKRAVKSEETSSSGPPSPIVQVMTRSNLATMTQPRPASAKLARGHPAARPVLVLPRHKSVVVQLNGSDDSDSEGDLPDATQMVFGGLESMIKEARRTAEAAKPKGTSGSEKENNPVRTPDSLSDAKKMEYRRLKEEIASREKQRVLNSDPSKTVPSPASSDVESDPVGRAAELQLTEAESRMSKHKSLLLKDEALLKHLVQQELKKREFLKAAEAKVARLKEQLVASEKIVGANKVLLKKLQEQIHRVQHRVTVKKHQAQKLERDLAQAWVAAGRMGAKRKSEASFLVPNKLLRLDGSPRSEQHFAELIAQKQRLQQLESEYALKIKKLKEAQALRNREVQAELQVVAAMPQSLPPSPFPLPQPSLHDLTQDKLTLASDDPEPEDETLSSCPTTGRRRSFRESGSFTKPKLRHLDTTPCKAVEDKAMVSKDGNAKLELFLGLNVGDLQQKYQESSRLAELMEMGPSTLGYTQWTPIHIKELPQDLDLNAMQKCHAELKPVPFEPYHSPLLVFRSYRFSPFFRTKEKLSLSSVSYSHAIEPRKCFCRFDLTGTCNDDGCRWQHMRNCSLKGNQLFQDILSYNLPLIGCSENTSSEKISIATEKYINKLFGANKDRMGTDQKAVLLVSKVNESLGHVPPHTTCKERRKWRPQPMATPESETEKDSSDEDAGPVKYEPSGESCWSSSPTLDACITQDDDRYFTGETDDISNLETSVLESPKDVQLWIKLAYKYHSQKESSPSECLDAALNTLSRALEDNRDNPEVWCHYLTLFAKRGKREEVQEMCEMAVEYAPDYQVWWTYLNIESSFNGKDYVCGRMVQYLQQSAVDSCSELLSFQLLESLLYRVQLSLFSGRRQNALVILQNVLKSSSEEKSLAEKLSSSDCTLAWLSYIHLTEFGSLPASLYDPADSNPSHIVCKDPFLLPWSSPQAVKTPPDVLVALFEDAIEQCTDKSLPPAEQMLACLPLHTNLVAFHQLMGSVQPAVALCEALLVSCPSCCPLLEALAEIHMKAGKPGRAHDVWLAALSKSPHNAEVFYHTCKFLMSQEKSHTIAPLFQEFVMSFCEAVPSEQHPVNVLRFILGIPDQNMLRAPSIKKELQNELVNQMPYMCLLYCLWQSLHTSIGEAIDAFERALGTVMQEDVVQRLWMDYLLFTSSKFLGPQSRNRDLKVFRDLVHRCLATAPTRITVPFSSANYWSNFKFHNKVISFYLSCLPQSQHSLVLEGLRYLMPTNTELALRFLQHEWRDGNLEHLKLQTRMLSGCIPNCLAIWKIAIAVQRELKGHVEVRRLYRQALQKLPLCATLWKDVIFHLFQFKYRICRFAYETLLTSFVCLPPCSDPHPTPSQHPTATAL; from the exons AGAAGCCATTTGGGAGGGCTCAGGTGAGAAAGTCTGCATATAATGTtgccaaaactgaaaatggtGTTGATGAAAGCTTTGAGGATTTGCTTATGAAGTATAAGCAAATTCAGCTGGAGCTGGAATGTAttagaaaagaagagaaaatggcTTTGAAGCCAAAGGAGGACTCCCATCAGGAGGTAGAGTCTGCCATAAGTGTTATTGCTGGACCAGTGTCAGAAGATGACAGTATTCAGGTGGAAGTCACCTCCACCGCTACTACTGCTGCTACAGACCAGACCTGCCCAGAAAAGGCAAAGAAGGTTTTCCAGGCCTTCAATCTGAAGCCTTTGCGGCAGAAGCTCCTGACTCCTGCTGAAAGGGATAAGATGAACAGGAAGGCTGTGAAGGAGTCCGAGAAAATTGATTCAGAGGGATTGGAGACGCCAGAACCAGCTGCCACAGAAG aggaggaaaaaaatgatgagGAAAAGATGGATGGAATCACAGATAACATGTCTTGTGCAGATGACAAAGACACTTCTGGTCTCCCTGTGAAG GCTCAGGGcaaggaggaggatgaagagttGTCAGAGCTGCAGCTGCGCCTCCTGGCTCTGCAGTCCGCCAGCAAGAAGTGGCAGCAGAAGGAGCAGCAAGTGATGAAAGAGAGCAAGGAGCGGCTCACCAAGGTCAAGACCCCAGCACAGGAGAGGGCCAATTCAGCCAGCAAACACTCCACCCAGGAGAAAGGAAAGGTGACAAGGGCCCTGCCAGAGAAAGGCAAAGCCACAACCAAGGCTCACCAGGGGAGGAAAAACATTAATCCAG GCTCAGCAGCCAAGCAGGCTTGGCGCAAACAGCAGCTGCGTTCTTGGAAGCTTCAGCAGCaaaaggaacagcagcaggaggagcagcagcggcgactggaggaagaggagcgccGCAAGCGAGAGGAAGAGATCCGCCGGATCCGTGACCTCTCCAATCAAGACGAGCAGTATAACCGCTTCATGAAGTTGGTCGGTGGCAGGAGGCACCTGCGCACTAAG TCATTAGATGCTGAGTACAGGAAGTCTTTGAGCAGACAGGGCCTGGACACCTCCGGGAATCTCTACCAGTACGATAATTATGACGAGGTGGCCATGGACACAGACAGTGAGACCAACTCACCAG cttcttcccccACACATGAGCCATTTTCCACAGAGTCTCCTACGTTTTACCTCCACATACCTGCATTTCCTGTGGATTCCCCTCCACACCACATG GACTTAGATCATCGTTATTTGGACCCGGTCACCTTGGCAACTTCCACATCCCTGTCTCCCATGCCCCCGCCGCCTCTACCCCCGGATGAGCCTGAGCAGCCCCCCAAGCCCCCATTTgcagatgaggaagaggaggaggagatgttGTTAAGGGAGGAGCTGCTGAAATCACTGGCCAGCAAGCGTGCTGTTAAATCAGAG GAGACCTCAAGCAGTGGTCCTCCTTCACCGATAGTCCAAGTGATGACCAGGAGCAACCTCGCAACTATGACCCAGCCACGGCCTGCCAGTGCCAAGCTTGCCCGAGGGCACCCAGCTGCACGCCCAGTGTTGGTG CTCCCGAGGCACAAgtctgtggtggtgcagcttAACGGCTCAGATGATAGCGACTCGGAGGGGGATCTCCCTGATGCCACCCAAATGGTGTTCGGCGGCTTGGAGTCCATGATCAAGGAGGCCAGGCGGACGGCAGAG GCTGCAAAGCCCAAAGGGACATCAGGATCTGAGAAGGAGAATAACCCAGTGAGAACCCCAGACAGCTTGTCAGATGCTAAAAAAATGGAGTATCGCAGACTTAAAGAAGAAATTGCCAG CAGGGAAAAGCAGCGCGTGCTGAATTCAGACCCCAGCAAAACTGTCCCATCACCTGCCAGCTCAGATGTGGAGTCGGACCCAGTGGGGCGAGCTGCTGAGCTCCAGCTCACAGAGGCTGAGAGCAGGATGAGCAAACACAA GAGCTTGCTGCTGAAAGACGAAGCGCTTCTTAAACACCTAGTGCAGCAGGAGCTGAAGAAGAGGGAGTTCCTAAAAGCAGCTGAAGCCAAAGTTGCCAGGCTcaaggagcagctggtggcatcTGAGAAGATTGTTGGGGCCAACAAGGTCCTTCTGAAGAAGCTGCAGGAGCAG ATCCATCGGGTGCAGCACCGAGTGACTGTGAAGAAGCACCAGGCTCAGAAGCTTGAGAGGGACCTGGCTCAGGCCTGGGTTGCTGCAGGCCGAATGGGTGCTAAACGCAAGAGTGAAGCGTCTTTTCTTGTT CCTAACAAGCTTCTGCGTTTGGATGGCTCTCCACGCTCTGAGCAGCATTTTGCTGAGCTCATTGCCCAGAAGCAGCGACTTCAGCAGCTAGAGTCTGAATATGCACTGAAGATCAAGAAGTTGAAGGAGGCACAGGCTCTGCGCAATCGGGAAGTGCAAGCAGAGCTTCAGGTGGTGGCAGCCATGCCCCAGTCATTACCCCCAAGCCCTTTTCCCCTTCCACAGCCCTCCCTCCACGACCTCACCCAGGACAAACTGACTCTGGCCAGCGATGACCCTGAGCCAGAAGATGAGACACTCTCGTCGTGCCCCACAACTGGCCGTCGGCGGTCTTTCCGCGAGTCAGGCTCTTTCACTAAGCCCAAGCTTCGCCATCTCGACACAACACCGTGTAAGGCTGTTGAGGACAAGGCCATGGTCTCCAAGGATGGCAACGCCAAGCTGGAGCTCTTTCTGGGCCTCAATGTTGGCGACCTGCAACAAAAGTACCAAGAGTCTTCGCGCTTGGCGGAGCTTATGGAAATGGGGCCTTCCACATTAGGGTATACCCAATGGACACCAATACACATTAAG GAGCTCCCACAAGACCTGGATCTAAATGCCATGCAGAAGTGTCATGCAGAACTGAAGCCTGTTCCTTTTGAGCCTTATCACAGCCCACTTCTGGTCTTCAGGTCTTACCG GTTCAGCCCCTTTTTCCGGACCAAGGAGAAACTGTCCCTTAGTTCAGTGTCATACAGCCACGCCATTGAGCCAAGGAAGTGTTTCTGCCGCTTTGACCTGACGGGGACATGCAATGATGATGGCTGCCGCTG GCAGCACATGAGGAACTGCTCTTTAAAGGGAAACCAGCTATTCCAGGATATCCTGTCCTACAACCTCCCTCTGATTGGCTGTTCAGAGAACACCAGCAGTGAGAAAATCAGTATTGCTACAG AAAAGTACATCAACAAGCTGTTTGGTGCGAACAAGGACCGCATGGGAACAGATCAGAAGGCGGTGCTCCTTGTGAGCAAAGTAAATGAGAGTTTGGGCCACG TACCTCCACACACTACGTGCAAAGAGAGGAGGAAGTGGAGACCTCAGCCCATGGCAACCCCAGAGTCAGAGACTGAGAAGGACAGCAGCGATGAAGATGCCGGCCCTGTGAAATATG AGCCCAGTGGAGAGTCTTGCTGGAGTTCTAGCCCCACCCTGGATGCATGCATCACACAGGACGATGATCGGTACTTCACAGGTGAGACGGATGACATATCAAACCTGGAGACCAGTGTGCTGGAGAGCCCCAAAGATGTACAGCTGTGGATAAAGCTGGCCTACAAATACCACAGTCAGAAAGAGAG ctCACCGTCAGAGTGCCTAGACGCTGCTCTTAACACACTGTCCCGTGCCCTGGAAGACAACCGGGACAACCCGGAGGTCTGGTGTCACTACCTCACGTTGTTTGCCAAGCGAGGAAAGCGGGAAGAGGTGCAAGAGATGTGTGAGATGGCTGTGGAGTACGCCCCAGACTACCAAGTGTGGTGGACA TACTTAAACATCGAGAGCTCCTTTAACGGCAAGGACTACGTCTGTGGACGCATGGTGCAATATCTGCAGCAGTCTGCGGTGGACAGCTGTTCTGAACTGCTTTCCTTCCAGCTGCTGGAGTCACTGCTGTACAGAGTGCAGCTGAGTCTGTTCTCTGGGCGCCGTCAGAACGCCCTGGTTATACTGCAG AATGTCCTGAAGTCTTCAAGTGAGGAGAAGAGCCTGGCTGAGAAGCTGAGCTCAAGTGACTGCACCCTGGCCTGGCTCTCCTACATCCACCTGACAGAGTTCGGTAGCCTGCCAGCCAGTCTGTATGACCCTGCTGACTCGAACCCCTCCCACATCGTCTGCAAGGACCCATTCCTCCTGCCTTGGAGTTCACCCCAGGCAGTCAAGACACCTCCTGACGTACTTGTTGCGCTCTTTGAAG ATGCGATAGAGCAGTGCACAGACAAGAGCCTGCCCCCAGCTGAACAGATGCTGGCCTGCCTCCCACTTCACACTAACTTGGTAGCATTTCACCAGCTGATGGGAAG TGTGCAGCCAGCTGTCGCGCTCTGCGAGGCGCTGCTGGTGTCCTGCCCcagctgctgccccctgctggaggcCCTGGCAGAGATCCACATGAAGGCAGGCAAACCTGGCAGGGCGCATGATGTGTGGCTGGCTGCTTTGTCCAAGAGTCCGCACAACGCGGAAGTCTTTTATCACACCTGCAAGTTCCTCATGTCCCAA GAGAAATCGCATACCATAGCCCCTCTGTTTCAGGAATTTGTTATGTCTTTCTGCGAGGCTGTGCCGAGTGAACAGCATCCTGTAAATGTACTGCG CTTCATCCTTGGTATCCCTGACCAGAACATGCTCAGAGCCCCTAGTATCAAAAAAGAACTGCAAAATGAACTTGTCAACCAGATGCCGTACATGTGTCTCCTCTACTG CCTTTGGCAGTCTCTGCACACCAGCATCGGGGAAGCAatagatgcctttgagagggcCCTGGGCACTGTAATGCAAGAGGATGTAGTGCAGCGACTGTGGATGGA TTACCTCCTATTTACCAGTAGTAAGTTCCTCGGGCCCCAGTCCAGGAACAGAGATCTGAAAGTGTTCAGGGACCTGGTGCACCGTTGCCTGGCAACAGCCCCCACCAGGATCACTGTCCCCTTCAGTTCAGCCAACTACTGGAGCAACTTCAAGTTTCACAACAAG GTGATATCCTTCTATCTGAGCTGCCTTCCGCAGTCACAGCATTCTCTTGTGCTGGAGGGTCTCCGATACCTCATGCCCACCAACACTGAGTTGGCACTAAG aTTTCTGCAACACGAATGGCGGGATGGCAACCTTGAGCATTTGAAACTGCAGACCCGAATGCTGAGCGGCTGCATACCTAACTGCCTGGCCATCTGGAAAAT tgCCATTGCTGTGCAAAGGGAGCTTAAAGGACACGTGGAG gTCCGTCGTCTTTACCGGCAAGCACTGCAGAAGCTGCCTCTGTGTGCAACTCTGTGGAAAGATGTAATTTTTCATCTCTTTCAATTCAAGTACAGAATTTGTCGCTTTGCTTATGAAACACTGTTGACAAGTTTTGTCTGTCTTCCTCCCTGTTctgacccccaccccaccccatcccaacACCCCACAGCGACTGCTCTTTGA
- the zfc3h1 gene encoding zinc finger C3H1 domain-containing protein isoform X1, translating into MELNSSGQSPREEGELEDGEICDDDTDEKQFPPRSARPGGACGAHLTRSGRKNRPAPQARPPPPGAAPLLQDLRAKMPFNRPPHPLPPPPFLPGHRLLCGGPSAPERPLPGQHGEPGARSSFWERSHGALGRLRHRGRPSRGRGDWNRPFCRGDGPGTRPPPGGRFEFTENPGNRKESPVRKQKPFGRAQVRKSAYNVAKTENGVDESFEDLLMKYKQIQLELECIRKEEKMALKPKEDSHQEVESAISVIAGPVSEDDSIQVEVTSTATTAATDQTCPEKAKKVFQAFNLKPLRQKLLTPAERDKMNRKAVKESEKIDSEGLETPEPAATEEEEKNDEEKMDGITDNMSCADDKDTSGLPVKAQGKEEDEELSELQLRLLALQSASKKWQQKEQQVMKESKERLTKVKTPAQERANSASKHSTQEKGKVTRALPEKGKATTKAHQGRKNINPGSAAKQAWRKQQLRSWKLQQQKEQQQEEQQRRLEEEERRKREEEIRRIRDLSNQDEQYNRFMKLVGGRRHLRTKSLDAEYRKSLSRQGLDTSGNLYQYDNYDEVAMDTDSETNSPASSPTHEPFSTESPTFYLHIPAFPVDSPPHHMGLQDLDHRYLDPVTLATSTSLSPMPPPPLPPDEPEQPPKPPFADEEEEEEMLLREELLKSLASKRAVKSEETSSSGPPSPIVQVMTRSNLATMTQPRPASAKLARGHPAARPVLVLPRHKSVVVQLNGSDDSDSEGDLPDATQMVFGGLESMIKEARRTAEAAKPKGTSGSEKENNPVRTPDSLSDAKKMEYRRLKEEIASREKQRVLNSDPSKTVPSPASSDVESDPVGRAAELQLTEAESRMSKHKSLLLKDEALLKHLVQQELKKREFLKAAEAKVARLKEQLVASEKIVGANKVLLKKLQEQIHRVQHRVTVKKHQAQKLERDLAQAWVAAGRMGAKRKSEASFLVPNKLLRLDGSPRSEQHFAELIAQKQRLQQLESEYALKIKKLKEAQALRNREVQAELQVVAAMPQSLPPSPFPLPQPSLHDLTQDKLTLASDDPEPEDETLSSCPTTGRRRSFRESGSFTKPKLRHLDTTPCKAVEDKAMVSKDGNAKLELFLGLNVGDLQQKYQESSRLAELMEMGPSTLGYTQWTPIHIKELPQDLDLNAMQKCHAELKPVPFEPYHSPLLVFRSYRFSPFFRTKEKLSLSSVSYSHAIEPRKCFCRFDLTGTCNDDGCRWQHMRNCSLKGNQLFQDILSYNLPLIGCSENTSSEKISIATEKYINKLFGANKDRMGTDQKAVLLVSKVNESLGHVPPHTTCKERRKWRPQPMATPESETEKDSSDEDAGPVKYEPSGESCWSSSPTLDACITQDDDRYFTGETDDISNLETSVLESPKDVQLWIKLAYKYHSQKESSPSECLDAALNTLSRALEDNRDNPEVWCHYLTLFAKRGKREEVQEMCEMAVEYAPDYQVWWTYLNIESSFNGKDYVCGRMVQYLQQSAVDSCSELLSFQLLESLLYRVQLSLFSGRRQNALVILQNVLKSSSEEKSLAEKLSSSDCTLAWLSYIHLTEFGSLPASLYDPADSNPSHIVCKDPFLLPWSSPQAVKTPPDVLVALFEDAIEQCTDKSLPPAEQMLACLPLHTNLVAFHQLMGSVQPAVALCEALLVSCPSCCPLLEALAEIHMKAGKPGRAHDVWLAALSKSPHNAEVFYHTCKFLMSQEKSHTIAPLFQEFVMSFCEAVPSEQHPVNVLRFILGIPDQNMLRAPSIKKELQNELVNQMPYMCLLYCLWQSLHTSIGEAIDAFERALGTVMQEDVVQRLWMDYLLFTSSKFLGPQSRNRDLKVFRDLVHRCLATAPTRITVPFSSANYWSNFKFHNKVISFYLSCLPQSQHSLVLEGLRYLMPTNTELALRFLQHEWRDGNLEHLKLQTRMLSGCIPNCLAIWKIAIAVQRELKGHVEVRRLYRQALQKLPLCATLWKDVIFHLFQFKYRICRFAYETLLTSFVCLPPCSDPHPTPSQHPTATAL; encoded by the exons AGAAGCCATTTGGGAGGGCTCAGGTGAGAAAGTCTGCATATAATGTtgccaaaactgaaaatggtGTTGATGAAAGCTTTGAGGATTTGCTTATGAAGTATAAGCAAATTCAGCTGGAGCTGGAATGTAttagaaaagaagagaaaatggcTTTGAAGCCAAAGGAGGACTCCCATCAGGAGGTAGAGTCTGCCATAAGTGTTATTGCTGGACCAGTGTCAGAAGATGACAGTATTCAGGTGGAAGTCACCTCCACCGCTACTACTGCTGCTACAGACCAGACCTGCCCAGAAAAGGCAAAGAAGGTTTTCCAGGCCTTCAATCTGAAGCCTTTGCGGCAGAAGCTCCTGACTCCTGCTGAAAGGGATAAGATGAACAGGAAGGCTGTGAAGGAGTCCGAGAAAATTGATTCAGAGGGATTGGAGACGCCAGAACCAGCTGCCACAGAAG aggaggaaaaaaatgatgagGAAAAGATGGATGGAATCACAGATAACATGTCTTGTGCAGATGACAAAGACACTTCTGGTCTCCCTGTGAAG GCTCAGGGcaaggaggaggatgaagagttGTCAGAGCTGCAGCTGCGCCTCCTGGCTCTGCAGTCCGCCAGCAAGAAGTGGCAGCAGAAGGAGCAGCAAGTGATGAAAGAGAGCAAGGAGCGGCTCACCAAGGTCAAGACCCCAGCACAGGAGAGGGCCAATTCAGCCAGCAAACACTCCACCCAGGAGAAAGGAAAGGTGACAAGGGCCCTGCCAGAGAAAGGCAAAGCCACAACCAAGGCTCACCAGGGGAGGAAAAACATTAATCCAG GCTCAGCAGCCAAGCAGGCTTGGCGCAAACAGCAGCTGCGTTCTTGGAAGCTTCAGCAGCaaaaggaacagcagcaggaggagcagcagcggcgactggaggaagaggagcgccGCAAGCGAGAGGAAGAGATCCGCCGGATCCGTGACCTCTCCAATCAAGACGAGCAGTATAACCGCTTCATGAAGTTGGTCGGTGGCAGGAGGCACCTGCGCACTAAG TCATTAGATGCTGAGTACAGGAAGTCTTTGAGCAGACAGGGCCTGGACACCTCCGGGAATCTCTACCAGTACGATAATTATGACGAGGTGGCCATGGACACAGACAGTGAGACCAACTCACCAG cttcttcccccACACATGAGCCATTTTCCACAGAGTCTCCTACGTTTTACCTCCACATACCTGCATTTCCTGTGGATTCCCCTCCACACCACATG GGTCTTCAGGACTTAGATCATCGTTATTTGGACCCGGTCACCTTGGCAACTTCCACATCCCTGTCTCCCATGCCCCCGCCGCCTCTACCCCCGGATGAGCCTGAGCAGCCCCCCAAGCCCCCATTTgcagatgaggaagaggaggaggagatgttGTTAAGGGAGGAGCTGCTGAAATCACTGGCCAGCAAGCGTGCTGTTAAATCAGAG GAGACCTCAAGCAGTGGTCCTCCTTCACCGATAGTCCAAGTGATGACCAGGAGCAACCTCGCAACTATGACCCAGCCACGGCCTGCCAGTGCCAAGCTTGCCCGAGGGCACCCAGCTGCACGCCCAGTGTTGGTG CTCCCGAGGCACAAgtctgtggtggtgcagcttAACGGCTCAGATGATAGCGACTCGGAGGGGGATCTCCCTGATGCCACCCAAATGGTGTTCGGCGGCTTGGAGTCCATGATCAAGGAGGCCAGGCGGACGGCAGAG GCTGCAAAGCCCAAAGGGACATCAGGATCTGAGAAGGAGAATAACCCAGTGAGAACCCCAGACAGCTTGTCAGATGCTAAAAAAATGGAGTATCGCAGACTTAAAGAAGAAATTGCCAG CAGGGAAAAGCAGCGCGTGCTGAATTCAGACCCCAGCAAAACTGTCCCATCACCTGCCAGCTCAGATGTGGAGTCGGACCCAGTGGGGCGAGCTGCTGAGCTCCAGCTCACAGAGGCTGAGAGCAGGATGAGCAAACACAA GAGCTTGCTGCTGAAAGACGAAGCGCTTCTTAAACACCTAGTGCAGCAGGAGCTGAAGAAGAGGGAGTTCCTAAAAGCAGCTGAAGCCAAAGTTGCCAGGCTcaaggagcagctggtggcatcTGAGAAGATTGTTGGGGCCAACAAGGTCCTTCTGAAGAAGCTGCAGGAGCAG ATCCATCGGGTGCAGCACCGAGTGACTGTGAAGAAGCACCAGGCTCAGAAGCTTGAGAGGGACCTGGCTCAGGCCTGGGTTGCTGCAGGCCGAATGGGTGCTAAACGCAAGAGTGAAGCGTCTTTTCTTGTT CCTAACAAGCTTCTGCGTTTGGATGGCTCTCCACGCTCTGAGCAGCATTTTGCTGAGCTCATTGCCCAGAAGCAGCGACTTCAGCAGCTAGAGTCTGAATATGCACTGAAGATCAAGAAGTTGAAGGAGGCACAGGCTCTGCGCAATCGGGAAGTGCAAGCAGAGCTTCAGGTGGTGGCAGCCATGCCCCAGTCATTACCCCCAAGCCCTTTTCCCCTTCCACAGCCCTCCCTCCACGACCTCACCCAGGACAAACTGACTCTGGCCAGCGATGACCCTGAGCCAGAAGATGAGACACTCTCGTCGTGCCCCACAACTGGCCGTCGGCGGTCTTTCCGCGAGTCAGGCTCTTTCACTAAGCCCAAGCTTCGCCATCTCGACACAACACCGTGTAAGGCTGTTGAGGACAAGGCCATGGTCTCCAAGGATGGCAACGCCAAGCTGGAGCTCTTTCTGGGCCTCAATGTTGGCGACCTGCAACAAAAGTACCAAGAGTCTTCGCGCTTGGCGGAGCTTATGGAAATGGGGCCTTCCACATTAGGGTATACCCAATGGACACCAATACACATTAAG GAGCTCCCACAAGACCTGGATCTAAATGCCATGCAGAAGTGTCATGCAGAACTGAAGCCTGTTCCTTTTGAGCCTTATCACAGCCCACTTCTGGTCTTCAGGTCTTACCG GTTCAGCCCCTTTTTCCGGACCAAGGAGAAACTGTCCCTTAGTTCAGTGTCATACAGCCACGCCATTGAGCCAAGGAAGTGTTTCTGCCGCTTTGACCTGACGGGGACATGCAATGATGATGGCTGCCGCTG GCAGCACATGAGGAACTGCTCTTTAAAGGGAAACCAGCTATTCCAGGATATCCTGTCCTACAACCTCCCTCTGATTGGCTGTTCAGAGAACACCAGCAGTGAGAAAATCAGTATTGCTACAG AAAAGTACATCAACAAGCTGTTTGGTGCGAACAAGGACCGCATGGGAACAGATCAGAAGGCGGTGCTCCTTGTGAGCAAAGTAAATGAGAGTTTGGGCCACG TACCTCCACACACTACGTGCAAAGAGAGGAGGAAGTGGAGACCTCAGCCCATGGCAACCCCAGAGTCAGAGACTGAGAAGGACAGCAGCGATGAAGATGCCGGCCCTGTGAAATATG AGCCCAGTGGAGAGTCTTGCTGGAGTTCTAGCCCCACCCTGGATGCATGCATCACACAGGACGATGATCGGTACTTCACAGGTGAGACGGATGACATATCAAACCTGGAGACCAGTGTGCTGGAGAGCCCCAAAGATGTACAGCTGTGGATAAAGCTGGCCTACAAATACCACAGTCAGAAAGAGAG ctCACCGTCAGAGTGCCTAGACGCTGCTCTTAACACACTGTCCCGTGCCCTGGAAGACAACCGGGACAACCCGGAGGTCTGGTGTCACTACCTCACGTTGTTTGCCAAGCGAGGAAAGCGGGAAGAGGTGCAAGAGATGTGTGAGATGGCTGTGGAGTACGCCCCAGACTACCAAGTGTGGTGGACA TACTTAAACATCGAGAGCTCCTTTAACGGCAAGGACTACGTCTGTGGACGCATGGTGCAATATCTGCAGCAGTCTGCGGTGGACAGCTGTTCTGAACTGCTTTCCTTCCAGCTGCTGGAGTCACTGCTGTACAGAGTGCAGCTGAGTCTGTTCTCTGGGCGCCGTCAGAACGCCCTGGTTATACTGCAG AATGTCCTGAAGTCTTCAAGTGAGGAGAAGAGCCTGGCTGAGAAGCTGAGCTCAAGTGACTGCACCCTGGCCTGGCTCTCCTACATCCACCTGACAGAGTTCGGTAGCCTGCCAGCCAGTCTGTATGACCCTGCTGACTCGAACCCCTCCCACATCGTCTGCAAGGACCCATTCCTCCTGCCTTGGAGTTCACCCCAGGCAGTCAAGACACCTCCTGACGTACTTGTTGCGCTCTTTGAAG ATGCGATAGAGCAGTGCACAGACAAGAGCCTGCCCCCAGCTGAACAGATGCTGGCCTGCCTCCCACTTCACACTAACTTGGTAGCATTTCACCAGCTGATGGGAAG TGTGCAGCCAGCTGTCGCGCTCTGCGAGGCGCTGCTGGTGTCCTGCCCcagctgctgccccctgctggaggcCCTGGCAGAGATCCACATGAAGGCAGGCAAACCTGGCAGGGCGCATGATGTGTGGCTGGCTGCTTTGTCCAAGAGTCCGCACAACGCGGAAGTCTTTTATCACACCTGCAAGTTCCTCATGTCCCAA GAGAAATCGCATACCATAGCCCCTCTGTTTCAGGAATTTGTTATGTCTTTCTGCGAGGCTGTGCCGAGTGAACAGCATCCTGTAAATGTACTGCG CTTCATCCTTGGTATCCCTGACCAGAACATGCTCAGAGCCCCTAGTATCAAAAAAGAACTGCAAAATGAACTTGTCAACCAGATGCCGTACATGTGTCTCCTCTACTG CCTTTGGCAGTCTCTGCACACCAGCATCGGGGAAGCAatagatgcctttgagagggcCCTGGGCACTGTAATGCAAGAGGATGTAGTGCAGCGACTGTGGATGGA TTACCTCCTATTTACCAGTAGTAAGTTCCTCGGGCCCCAGTCCAGGAACAGAGATCTGAAAGTGTTCAGGGACCTGGTGCACCGTTGCCTGGCAACAGCCCCCACCAGGATCACTGTCCCCTTCAGTTCAGCCAACTACTGGAGCAACTTCAAGTTTCACAACAAG GTGATATCCTTCTATCTGAGCTGCCTTCCGCAGTCACAGCATTCTCTTGTGCTGGAGGGTCTCCGATACCTCATGCCCACCAACACTGAGTTGGCACTAAG aTTTCTGCAACACGAATGGCGGGATGGCAACCTTGAGCATTTGAAACTGCAGACCCGAATGCTGAGCGGCTGCATACCTAACTGCCTGGCCATCTGGAAAAT tgCCATTGCTGTGCAAAGGGAGCTTAAAGGACACGTGGAG gTCCGTCGTCTTTACCGGCAAGCACTGCAGAAGCTGCCTCTGTGTGCAACTCTGTGGAAAGATGTAATTTTTCATCTCTTTCAATTCAAGTACAGAATTTGTCGCTTTGCTTATGAAACACTGTTGACAAGTTTTGTCTGTCTTCCTCCCTGTTctgacccccaccccaccccatcccaacACCCCACAGCGACTGCTCTTTGA